In one Cyclopterus lumpus isolate fCycLum1 chromosome 24, fCycLum1.pri, whole genome shotgun sequence genomic region, the following are encoded:
- the ube2j1 gene encoding ubiquitin-conjugating enzyme E2 J1: MENKYNLKSPAVKRLMKEAAELRDPTQHYHAQPLEDNLFEWHFSVRGPPDSDFDGGVYHGRIVLPPEYPMKPPSIILLTPNGRFEVGKKICLSISGHHPETWQPSWSIRTALIAIIGFMPTKGEGAIGSLDYTPEERRALAKKSQDFSCEACGCSMHSALLALTPNSNPSAEDHKAKELAQQINFKAESSLSRQASESGAAEGEPPTPAEGALASTSEGPEQAEASPPTVPEEARPPPAGPATGRPLSPRQRRAQQHSHQAPSRPVFAAAPRQPRDASRVGSVLLIVVLTLALAALIFRRVYLANEYKFDYEL; encoded by the exons CGGTGAAGAGGCTGATGAAAGAGGCCGCGGAGCTGAGGGATCCCACACAGCACTACCACGCCCAGCCACTGGAA gacaACCTCTTCGAGTGGCACTTCTCCGTCCGCGGGCCCCCGGACTCTGATTTCGACGGCGGGGTTTACCACGGCAGGATCGTGCTTCCCCCGGAGTACCCCATGAAGCCCCCCAGCATCATCCTCCTCACG CCGAACGGAAGATTCGAAGTTGGCAAGAAGATTTGCCTGAGCATCTCCGGCCACCATCCGGAGACCTGGCAGCCCTCTTGGAGca TCCGAACCGCCCTGATAGCGATAATCGGATTCATGCCGACAAAAGGAGAGGGAGCGATCGGATCCCTCGACTACAccccagaggagaggagggcccTCGCCAaaaa gtccCAGGACTTCAGCTGTGAGGCGTGTGGATGCTCCATGCACTCCGCCCTCCTGGCTCTGACCCCCAACAGCAACCCCAGCGCAGAGGACCACAAGGCCAAAGAGCTGGCCCAGCAAATCAACTTCAAG GCGGAGTCCAGTTTATCCAGACAGGCGAGCGAGAGCGGAGCTGCTGAGGGCGAACCCCCCACGCCCGCCGAGGGGGCCCTCGCCTCCACGTCTGAAGGGCCTGAACAG GCAGAGGCGTCTCCACCCACGGTGCCGGAGGAGGCCCGGCCCCCCCCGGCGGGCCCGGCCACCGGCCGCCCCCTCAGCCCCCGGCAGCGCCGCGCCCAGCAGCACAGCCATCAGGCCCCGAGCCGGCCGGTCTTCGCCGCGGCTCCTCGCCAGCCGCGGGACGCCAGCCGCGTGGGCTCGGTGCTCCTCATCGTGGTGCTCACCTTGGCCCTGGCCGCGCTCATCTTCCGCAGGGTCTACCTGGCTAACGAGTACAAGTTTGACTACGagctgtga
- the LOC117727434 gene encoding gamma-aminobutyric acid receptor subunit rho-2-like: MPGYARFLFVLLCLVLLAECRRHKSRRKRWSGPTETHKPGTPLSKKVADGTKSKKVKTSHLLRIDDHDFTMRPAFAGPAVPVGVDVQVESLDSISEVDMDFTMTLYLRHYWKDERLAFPSTTNKSMTFDGRLVKKIWVPDVFFVHSKRSFIHDTTTDNIMLRVFPDGHVLYSLRVTVTAACNMDFSRFPLDSQTCTLELESYAYTDEDLMLYWKSGDESLSTDDRISLSQFLIQKFHTSSRLAFYSSTGWYNRLYINFTLRRHIFFFLLQTYFPATLMVMLSWVSFWIDRRAVPARVSLGITTVLTMSTIITGVNASMPRVSYIKAVDIYLWVSFVFVFLSVLEYAAVNYLTTVRDGKDRKLREKARQQSQSQTLPCSCGMSHARTMMLDGTYSEADANSLAGYTRASVGAEDSSEKQERMVVHLSMDNEPAGTKKKGLRGFRIIQNTHAIDTYSRMIFPGAYILFNLVYWCVYC, encoded by the exons ATGCCGGGTTACGCGAGGTTCCTGTTCGTGCTGCTGTGCCTCGTCCTGCTCGCGGAGTGCAGGAGACACAAGAGCAGGAGGAAGCGGTGGTCCGGGCCGACGGAGACGCACAAGCCCGGCAC CCCTCTGTCCAAGAAGGTCGCGGATGGAACCAAATCCAAAAAGGTGAAGACCAGCCACCTCCTGCGCATCGACGACCACGACTTCACCATGAGGCCGGCCTTCGCAG GTCCAGCTGTGCCCGTCGGAGTGGATGTTCAGGTGGAGAGCTTGGACAGCATATCGGAGGTCGACATG gACTTCACCATGACCCTGTATCTGAGGCACTACTGGAAGGATGAGAGGCTGGCCTTCCCGAGCACCACCAACAAGAGCATGACCTTCGACGGGCGCCTGGTGAAGAAGATCTGGGTGCCCGACGTGTTCTTCGTCCACTCCAAGAGGTCCTTCATCCACGACACCACCACCGACAACATCATGCTGCGGGTGTTCCCCGACGGCCACGTCCTGTACAGCCTGAG ggTTACAGTTACAGCTGCGTGCAACATGGATTTCAGTCGCTTCCCTTTGGACTCGCAGACGTGCACGCTGGAGCTGGAGAGTT ATGCGTACACGGACGAAGACCTGATGCTGTACTGGAAAAGCGGCGACGAGTCCCTGAGCACCGACGACAGGATTTCTCTGTCTCAGTTCCTCATCCAGAAGTTCCACACCAGCTCCCGGCTGGCTTTCTACAGCAGCACAG GCTGGTACAACCGTCTGTACATCAACTTCACCCTCCGGCGTCACATCTTCTTTTTCCTGCTGCAGACCTACTTCCCCGCCACTCTGATGGTCATGCTGTCCTGGGTGTCCTTCTGGATCGACCGCAGGGCCGTCCCCGCCCGGGTCTCATTAG GCATTACCACGGTGCTCACCAtgtccaccatcatcaccgGCGTCAACGCCTCCATGCCCAGGGTGTCCTACATCAAAGCCGTGGACATTTACCTCTGGGTCAGTttcgtcttcgtcttcctctCCGTGCTCGAGTACGCCGCCGTCAACTACCTGACGACGGTGAGGGACGGGAAAGACCGCAAGCTCCGGGAAAAAGCCAGGCAACag TCGCAGTCCCAGACGCTCCCCTGCTCCTGCGGCATGTCCCACGCCAGGACCATGATGCTGGACGGCACGTACAGCGAGGCGGACGCCAACAGCCTGGCGGGGTACACTCGGGCCTCCGTGGGGGCCGAGGATTCGTCGGAGAAACAGGAGCGGATGGTGGTGCACCTCTCCATGGACAACGAGCCCGCGGGGACCAAGAAGAAGGGCCTCCGCGGCTTCCGCATCATCCAGAACACCCACGCCATCGACACCTACTCTCGCATGATCTTCCCCGGCGCCTACATCCTGTTCAACCTGGTGTACTGGTGTGTGTACTGCTGA